In Shouchella patagoniensis, the following are encoded in one genomic region:
- a CDS encoding C-terminal binding protein, giving the protein MITKHVCITDCDHDTIDQETTIFNNNDLSFSLHQWTTEDEIIKNGQNATVLINQYAPITKSVFEALPQLRLVVRYGVGVNNVDLQAATEHNVQVCNVPDYGTQEVADHALAFMLSFTRGIHKMTNEVKQGSWNYQTAVPLYRHRKQTIGVIGLGRIGTAFAQKAHALGCRIIGFDAHSSTAQTVESYIEQVDFQTLVKEADVVSIHCPLEKAHHLIGKDELGLMKKSAYLINVSRGGIIDEEALDWALFNNEIAGAAVDVLETEPATQSNPLFTHSSFLCTPHMAWYSEEAAIELKEKVAFEAVRFLKGEAVHYPVNRLEQ; this is encoded by the coding sequence ATGATTACCAAACATGTATGCATTACAGATTGCGATCACGACACAATTGATCAAGAAACAACCATATTTAACAACAACGATCTTTCCTTTTCCTTGCACCAATGGACAACCGAAGACGAGATCATTAAAAACGGACAAAACGCAACGGTGCTCATTAACCAATACGCCCCCATTACAAAAAGCGTATTTGAAGCATTGCCACAATTAAGACTAGTTGTTCGGTACGGCGTTGGTGTGAATAACGTCGATTTGCAAGCAGCAACCGAGCACAACGTCCAAGTATGCAATGTACCGGATTATGGTACACAGGAAGTCGCAGACCATGCTCTGGCTTTTATGCTCTCGTTCACCCGTGGAATCCACAAGATGACAAATGAAGTGAAACAAGGAAGTTGGAACTATCAAACGGCTGTACCTTTATATCGCCACCGCAAGCAGACAATCGGTGTTATCGGCCTTGGACGTATTGGAACCGCTTTCGCACAAAAAGCGCATGCCCTTGGATGCCGTATCATCGGTTTTGATGCTCACTCATCAACTGCTCAAACAGTCGAATCCTATATTGAACAAGTTGATTTTCAGACGTTAGTAAAAGAAGCCGATGTTGTATCAATTCATTGCCCCCTTGAAAAAGCGCACCATCTTATTGGTAAAGACGAATTGGGATTAATGAAAAAATCGGCTTATTTAATCAATGTTTCAAGGGGTGGCATTATTGATGAAGAGGCACTTGATTGGGCTCTTTTCAACAACGAAATCGCCGGCGCTGCAGTAGATGTATTGGAAACCGAACCAGCCACACAAAGCAATCCACTCTTTACCCATTCGTCCTTTTTATGTACGCCACATATGGCATGGTATTCAGAAGAAGCAGCAATCGAACTCAAAGAGAAAGTAGCGTTCGAGGCAGTCCGTTTTTTAAAGGGTGAAGCGGTCCATTATCCCGTAAATCGATTAGAGCAATGA
- a CDS encoding YdbC family protein, whose product MLLKYVICEVAPHKQEAFSSQQSSWNDLSQVSGFLGQAGGWDNTHVKKAHIISLWENEDHYQSFMENHHDAIYAHSNQAESISTIAVELFKISVPIHGLSDELTAFLHKSSFIRVAQSFIKPFKQALFTEKQKHLWNPRMASTKAMISGVFGESCRTNRLFITVTGWTSENEHDSYQLNLLPSLKAQAKTRDDIESIERAAFLPVDDWTVTPTFL is encoded by the coding sequence ATGCTATTAAAATATGTGATATGCGAAGTTGCACCTCATAAACAAGAGGCATTCTCTTCCCAACAATCTAGTTGGAACGACTTATCTCAAGTGAGTGGTTTCTTGGGCCAAGCAGGTGGATGGGATAACACGCATGTGAAAAAGGCGCACATCATCTCGTTATGGGAAAACGAAGACCATTACCAATCATTTATGGAGAATCATCATGATGCAATCTACGCTCACTCAAATCAAGCTGAATCCATTTCTACCATAGCTGTAGAATTGTTTAAAATTTCCGTCCCCATTCATGGTCTCTCAGATGAATTAACTGCTTTCTTGCATAAAAGCTCTTTCATCCGTGTTGCTCAATCATTCATAAAACCATTTAAGCAAGCATTGTTTACCGAAAAACAAAAGCATCTATGGAATCCACGCATGGCTTCAACAAAGGCAATGATCAGCGGGGTGTTCGGCGAGTCTTGTCGAACGAACCGCCTCTTTATTACCGTAACTGGCTGGACCAGTGAAAACGAACATGACAGCTATCAGCTGAACCTATTACCATCATTAAAGGCTCAAGCAAAGACCCGAGACGATATTGAATCAATTGAACGTGCTGCGTTTCTACCGGTTGACGACTGGACTGTTACGCCTACGTTTTTATAA
- a CDS encoding SDR family oxidoreductase, with product MHSLFDLKGKVAVVTGGSRGLGKEIARGLASAGADVVTLSRSEQLDVEHELKQYGVRARSLAFDLTNFDHYDSLLDQIESELGPIDIWVNNAGVQARYPAVDFPKSEWDFVMDVNANAVFYLCQKVGKRMIEAGGGKIINMASLLSFQGGYTVPAYAASKGAVMQFTKSLANEWAEHHVNINCIAPGYMATDMNEALLNDQTRSKQILERIPAKRWGTPSDIQGAAIFLASPASNYVNGFTLAVDGGWLGR from the coding sequence ATGCATTCATTATTTGACTTAAAAGGAAAAGTAGCAGTCGTCACTGGCGGAAGCCGAGGGCTTGGAAAAGAAATTGCACGAGGGCTTGCAAGTGCGGGCGCAGACGTAGTCACCCTTTCTCGTTCGGAACAGTTGGATGTTGAACATGAATTAAAACAATACGGGGTACGTGCACGATCGCTTGCTTTTGATTTAACAAACTTTGATCACTATGATTCTCTGCTTGATCAAATCGAAAGCGAGTTAGGTCCAATTGATATTTGGGTAAATAATGCTGGCGTTCAAGCACGTTATCCCGCAGTTGACTTCCCAAAGAGCGAGTGGGATTTTGTGATGGATGTCAATGCCAACGCAGTCTTTTATTTATGTCAAAAAGTCGGTAAACGGATGATCGAGGCAGGTGGCGGAAAGATCATCAATATGGCTTCCCTGCTCTCGTTTCAAGGTGGCTACACCGTTCCAGCTTATGCCGCAAGTAAAGGAGCCGTCATGCAGTTTACAAAATCTCTTGCAAATGAATGGGCCGAACACCATGTCAATATTAACTGCATCGCACCAGGTTATATGGCAACGGATATGAACGAAGCCTTACTAAATGACCAAACCAGAAGCAAACAAATTCTTGAGCGCATCCCCGCAAAACGATGGGGAACACCTTCTGATATTCAAGGAGCAGCGATCTTTTTAGCTTCCCCAGCCTCCAATTATGTAAATGGATTCACGCTAGCGGTCGATGGTGGTTGGCTAGGAAGATAG
- a CDS encoding TRAP transporter substrate-binding protein: MRRLTGFSVAFLAFVLAGCNSEGSSVGSVAPPDTDATIIRVSFNQPEHNPQFIALEQMGERLKERTDGEYEVLIYPNELLGAQRESIELVQTGAIDMAVIVGSLMENFVDEFAVFNLPYVFHSKEHQMNVLNDEQIVSDLYQSLEDDGISVLGAFHGGVRNVYNTRHPIETPADLSGLKIRIIESDTNIQMMRQMGGTGTPMGQGEVYTAIQSGVLDGGENNELIYSSLNHVEIAPYYSYTQHLMVPDYIISSTQLLDGMTEEHKEIFMEEIQFAIDEQVALFDEEVEQSIAAATEAGATFNDVDMEAFQQAVQPVIDSRLQTQEARELYERVQHEANQ; the protein is encoded by the coding sequence ATGAGGAGATTAACTGGATTTAGTGTCGCTTTCCTTGCGTTTGTCCTTGCAGGATGCAATTCAGAAGGGAGTTCCGTAGGGTCAGTCGCACCTCCTGACACGGATGCGACAATCATCCGTGTCTCATTTAACCAGCCTGAACATAACCCCCAATTTATTGCCCTTGAACAAATGGGGGAGCGTTTAAAAGAGAGGACTGACGGTGAGTATGAGGTGCTCATTTACCCAAATGAACTTCTAGGTGCCCAAAGAGAATCGATTGAACTTGTACAAACGGGGGCCATCGATATGGCGGTCATTGTAGGTAGTTTAATGGAAAATTTTGTTGATGAATTTGCTGTTTTTAATTTGCCTTACGTTTTTCACTCTAAAGAGCATCAAATGAACGTCCTCAACGACGAGCAAATCGTTTCTGACTTGTATCAATCGCTAGAAGATGACGGCATTTCGGTCTTGGGCGCTTTTCATGGCGGTGTTCGAAATGTCTATAACACGCGTCACCCGATTGAAACTCCTGCTGATTTAAGTGGGTTAAAAATACGCATTATTGAAAGCGATACCAACATTCAAATGATGAGACAAATGGGTGGCACAGGTACACCGATGGGGCAAGGTGAAGTATACACCGCGATCCAATCTGGTGTTCTTGACGGTGGAGAGAACAATGAATTAATTTATTCAAGTTTAAATCATGTAGAAATTGCGCCTTATTATTCTTATACACAACATTTAATGGTTCCTGACTACATCATTAGCAGCACTCAATTATTGGATGGAATGACGGAAGAACATAAAGAGATCTTTATGGAAGAAATACAATTTGCGATTGATGAACAAGTTGCTCTCTTTGACGAAGAAGTGGAGCAGTCCATCGCTGCTGCAACTGAGGCGGGGGCCACATTTAATGATGTGGATATGGAAGCGTTCCAACAAGCGGTTCAACCTGTCATTGATAGCCGTTTACAAACACAAGAAGCCCGCGAGCTCTATGAAAGAGTACAACATGAAGCAAATCAATAG
- the hmpA gene encoding NO-inducible flavohemoprotein, producing MEMSKQLSEQQVELIKSSVPVLAEHGLTITKRFYADLFEAHPELLNLFNHANQKQDKQQQALANTLYAAAANIENLEELLPVVKQIAHKHRSLQVKPEHYPIVGEHLLEAIKKVLGSSATNELLDAWANAYDIIADVFISVEAELYKDTSESSWEGFRRFIVQRKEQETKEVVSLYLVPEDGKSLPTFEPGQYVTVKGYSQSDHYTHLRQYSLSDKPNQSYYRLSIKREETKDVQGTVSWYMHGLAEGAVVELTAPAGEFTPENGEGDLVLMSAGIGITPLTSIAKSALATQPNRAVTFVHFTANRNSYALRSEMEELASAYQSLRYEVYDRDSDSSEMTVDHLINENEQQFYICGPISFVQQMEKKLQELGVSQKQVHFEVFTPLIPV from the coding sequence ATGGAGATGTCAAAACAACTTAGCGAACAACAGGTCGAACTTATCAAATCAAGTGTCCCAGTCCTTGCAGAACATGGTTTGACCATTACAAAACGATTTTATGCAGATTTGTTTGAAGCACACCCGGAACTTTTAAACCTGTTTAATCACGCCAACCAAAAGCAGGACAAGCAACAACAAGCCTTAGCAAATACACTATATGCTGCTGCAGCGAACATTGAAAACTTAGAAGAGTTGTTGCCAGTAGTAAAACAAATCGCTCATAAGCATCGAAGCCTTCAAGTAAAGCCAGAACATTACCCGATTGTAGGGGAGCATTTGCTTGAGGCAATTAAGAAAGTTCTTGGCTCTTCAGCAACAAATGAACTTCTTGATGCATGGGCTAACGCTTACGATATTATAGCTGATGTGTTTATCTCAGTGGAGGCTGAGCTGTACAAAGATACCAGTGAAAGCAGTTGGGAAGGGTTTCGGCGTTTTATTGTGCAGCGGAAAGAACAGGAAACGAAAGAAGTTGTCTCGCTTTACCTTGTACCTGAAGACGGGAAGAGCCTACCAACGTTTGAGCCAGGGCAATATGTAACTGTGAAAGGGTACAGCCAATCGGATCACTATACACATTTGCGTCAATACAGTTTGTCGGATAAACCAAATCAATCTTATTACAGATTATCGATCAAGAGAGAAGAGACAAAAGATGTACAAGGAACGGTGTCGTGGTATATGCATGGATTAGCAGAAGGGGCTGTGGTTGAATTAACGGCTCCAGCAGGAGAGTTTACTCCTGAAAATGGAGAGGGAGATCTTGTGCTAATGAGTGCTGGGATTGGTATTACTCCACTAACAAGCATTGCGAAGAGTGCTCTAGCGACACAGCCTAATCGCGCTGTTACATTTGTCCACTTCACTGCAAATAGGAATTCTTATGCGTTGCGGTCCGAGATGGAAGAACTCGCTTCTGCTTATCAATCTCTTCGTTACGAAGTGTATGATCGAGATTCTGATTCAAGCGAGATGACAGTTGATCATTTGATTAACGAAAATGAACAACAGTTTTATATTTGTGGACCGATATCATTTGTTCAGCAAATGGAAAAGAAGTTACAAGAATTAGGCGTCAGCCAAAAACAGGTTCATTTTGAAGTATTCACACCTCTTATTCCAGTATAA
- a CDS encoding alanine/glycine:cation symporter family protein, producing MEDLLRAINGVLWSSPVVYTLLGVGLLFSILTRFSQVRHIKDMFVLMFTGKKSDAGVSSFQALSVALAGRVGTGNIAGVASAIFYGGPGAVFWMWAIAFLGASSAFIESTLAQVYKDKHEGQYRGGPAFYIEKGMGTKWFGIIFAIAALIAMSILMPGVQSNAIAAAVDNAFAVPPWVTGLVLVLFLGLIILGGIKWIATTASFIVPFMAIAYMLMAGVIIGMNITAVPETIQLIVSSAFGMDSIFGGLLGSAIAWGVMRGVYSNEAGQGTGAHAAAAAEVSHPAKQGLVQSASVYIDTLLICSATAFMILFTGMYNTTSGGDNDPLVVEGIPGATVGPEFTQGAINSVFPAFGTGFVAIALLFFAFTTIMAYYYIAETNIAYLMRGRKAAIPMFLIKIVLLGATYFGAVRTAENAWLLGDIGLGLMVWINVIAILILAKPALQCLKDYEEQKKQGLDPVFNPKKLGIKNATFWETYVDPEKRKSS from the coding sequence GTGGAAGATCTTTTAAGAGCGATTAATGGCGTTTTATGGAGTTCGCCAGTCGTTTACACATTATTAGGAGTCGGGCTTTTATTTTCAATATTAACTCGATTCTCTCAAGTACGTCATATTAAAGATATGTTCGTCCTTATGTTTACCGGTAAGAAGTCCGATGCGGGTGTCTCCTCATTCCAAGCTTTATCCGTTGCACTTGCCGGTCGTGTCGGGACAGGAAATATCGCGGGCGTCGCTTCTGCTATTTTCTATGGTGGACCTGGCGCTGTATTCTGGATGTGGGCGATTGCTTTCTTAGGAGCCTCAAGCGCCTTTATTGAATCAACTTTAGCTCAAGTGTATAAAGACAAGCACGAGGGTCAGTATCGTGGGGGTCCCGCATTCTATATCGAAAAAGGAATGGGCACCAAATGGTTTGGTATTATTTTCGCCATAGCCGCCCTAATCGCTATGTCCATACTGATGCCTGGTGTTCAATCAAATGCCATCGCCGCCGCGGTAGATAATGCGTTTGCTGTTCCACCGTGGGTAACTGGGCTTGTTTTAGTCTTATTCTTAGGGCTTATTATTTTAGGTGGAATTAAATGGATTGCCACTACAGCCTCCTTTATTGTTCCATTTATGGCCATCGCGTATATGCTGATGGCAGGAGTAATTATAGGGATGAATATTACTGCTGTTCCAGAAACCATCCAACTTATTGTTAGCAGTGCGTTTGGTATGGATTCCATTTTCGGTGGACTTTTAGGTAGTGCAATTGCCTGGGGAGTTATGCGGGGGGTTTATTCGAACGAGGCTGGTCAAGGAACAGGTGCCCATGCGGCAGCCGCTGCTGAAGTATCTCACCCTGCGAAACAAGGACTTGTGCAATCCGCCTCTGTTTATATTGATACATTACTTATCTGTTCTGCGACAGCATTTATGATTTTGTTCACAGGCATGTATAACACAACAAGCGGTGGCGATAATGACCCATTAGTTGTGGAAGGCATTCCTGGTGCAACCGTTGGTCCAGAGTTTACACAAGGAGCCATCAACAGTGTGTTTCCTGCGTTTGGAACGGGATTTGTCGCAATCGCGCTTTTATTCTTTGCCTTCACTACCATTATGGCTTATTACTATATCGCTGAAACAAATATCGCCTACTTAATGCGAGGACGAAAAGCCGCAATTCCAATGTTCCTCATCAAAATTGTTTTGCTTGGAGCGACCTACTTTGGTGCAGTTAGAACAGCTGAGAATGCTTGGTTACTAGGTGACATCGGTCTTGGTCTAATGGTTTGGATTAACGTCATTGCTATTCTGATTCTCGCTAAGCCAGCCTTGCAATGTTTAAAAGATTACGAGGAACAAAAGAAACAAGGTCTTGATCCTGTCTTTAACCCGAAAAAATTAGGCATTAAAAATGCCACGTTCTGGGAAACTTACGTTGACCCTGAAAAACGAAAAAGTAGTTAA
- a CDS encoding Rrf2 family transcriptional regulator — protein sequence MQLTTYTDYALRALLYIGSQPAGKRAQVKEIASAYHISLHHLQKIVHELGKSGLIETVRGKNGGIMLAKEPQEIGIGMLIRTLEGMDLVECFNENGQCAIQCACKLKSVLHEAQQAFLAVLDRYTLDDLLHNKSDLYSLFQQQT from the coding sequence ATTCAACTAACGACGTATACTGATTATGCCTTAAGAGCATTGCTATATATCGGAAGCCAACCGGCTGGGAAACGTGCCCAAGTTAAAGAGATTGCTAGCGCATATCATATATCGCTTCATCATTTGCAAAAAATTGTCCATGAGCTTGGCAAATCTGGCCTTATTGAGACAGTAAGAGGAAAGAATGGCGGTATTATGCTTGCCAAGGAACCTCAAGAAATTGGAATCGGTATGCTCATTCGTACTCTCGAAGGTATGGATTTGGTCGAATGTTTTAATGAAAACGGCCAATGCGCGATTCAATGTGCTTGTAAACTAAAATCGGTGCTACATGAAGCACAGCAAGCATTTCTTGCTGTACTTGATCGCTATACACTTGATGACCTCCTTCATAACAAGTCTGATCTGTACAGTCTATTTCAACAACAAACATGA
- a CDS encoding TRAP transporter large permease, with amino-acid sequence MDLALQAALLLFFIIGILLVVGVPISISVGIGSMVAMFSIVGFNNGLVSSAQRLFTGMNSFTLLAIPFFVLAGVIMNNGGIAHRLINLAKVLSGRLPGSLAHTNVVANMLFGSISGSAVASAAAVGQTMSPLQKKEGYKQEFSAAVNIGSAPAGMIIPPSNTLIVYSLASGGTSIAALFIAGYLPGILWGLACMAVIFFMAKRQKMPTSERVSMKQAFQTFLQAIPSLLLIVVVIGGIVGGVFTATEGSAIAVLYSLILSFIYRSIKIADMPDIFLAATRTTVIVIFLIGVSMIMSWVMAFTNIPALLANSLFGFTDNIIIILLLMNLVLLLIGTFLDPTPAILIFTPIFWPIAQSYGVDPVHFGIMIVINLSIGTITPPMGPVLFVGTKVAGLRLESVLKPLMPFFFVTVVVLLLVTFIPEITLIVPELLGLFD; translated from the coding sequence ATGGATTTAGCACTTCAAGCTGCACTTCTGCTGTTTTTTATCATTGGCATCCTACTTGTTGTCGGTGTCCCCATTAGCATCAGCGTCGGGATCGGATCAATGGTTGCGATGTTTAGCATCGTCGGTTTTAATAACGGACTCGTTTCATCCGCCCAACGACTCTTTACCGGGATGAATTCCTTTACGCTTCTCGCTATTCCTTTCTTTGTTCTTGCTGGCGTCATTATGAACAATGGCGGCATTGCGCACCGTTTAATTAACTTGGCAAAAGTGTTAAGCGGAAGATTGCCAGGCTCGCTCGCTCATACAAATGTTGTTGCAAACATGCTGTTTGGCTCAATTAGTGGGTCGGCGGTCGCATCCGCAGCGGCTGTGGGCCAAACGATGTCTCCCTTGCAAAAAAAGGAAGGGTATAAACAAGAGTTTAGCGCTGCCGTTAATATTGGCTCTGCACCTGCCGGAATGATTATTCCACCAAGTAATACACTGATTGTCTATTCATTAGCAAGTGGTGGCACGTCCATCGCTGCTCTATTTATTGCTGGCTACTTGCCAGGGATTTTATGGGGGCTTGCTTGTATGGCTGTTATCTTTTTTATGGCAAAGCGCCAAAAGATGCCAACATCAGAGCGCGTTAGTATGAAGCAAGCGTTTCAAACCTTCTTGCAAGCGATTCCAAGTTTATTATTAATCGTTGTCGTAATAGGCGGGATTGTTGGCGGCGTTTTTACAGCCACGGAAGGATCTGCGATCGCTGTGCTGTATTCATTGATTCTCTCCTTTATCTATCGATCGATCAAGATTGCGGATATGCCTGATATTTTCCTTGCCGCAACACGAACGACTGTTATCGTCATTTTCTTAATTGGTGTATCGATGATTATGTCATGGGTTATGGCATTTACAAACATACCGGCATTACTCGCCAATTCGTTATTTGGATTCACAGACAATATTATTATCATTCTCTTACTTATGAATCTCGTTTTGCTTCTTATTGGAACATTTCTTGATCCAACACCAGCGATTCTCATCTTCACACCTATTTTTTGGCCCATTGCCCAAAGCTACGGCGTTGATCCCGTTCATTTCGGTATTATGATTGTCATTAATTTAAGCATCGGAACCATTACGCCACCAATGGGACCCGTCCTCTTTGTTGGAACGAAAGTCGCAGGTCTTCGGCTAGAATCAGTTTTAAAACCGTTAATGCCGTTTTTCTTTGTAACTGTTGTTGTGTTATTACTCGTTACGTTTATTCCAGAAATTACATTAATTGTCCCAGAGTTACTTGGGTTATTTGATTAA
- a CDS encoding zinc-dependent alcohol dehydrogenase, whose product MKAIIYTGPNQVETREKEILPSSNPVRIRVSHVGICGTDLNIFAGTHPRATAPLVMGHELSGTIESGHPHLPKGTAITVNPLLSCGQCTSCQSGFPHVCETLKLIGIDSDGGMAEFVDVPVSNVIQLPSKLPLQDGALAEPVAVSVHAVRQSNYKPGDQAVVFGAGTIGLCTALTLRAFGATNPIIVETNTDRLRKAEELGFQTIHPQTVNPTSAIKELTGETGCDIVFDCAGHPAVLTELTECIKARGTIVIVAAYKKPAEVNLLQGMFKELTMQFVRVYTDKDFEIALSLLAQKIYSPIITHILSPDKAMDGFSLLTRPTDAIKVLFEFGKGAR is encoded by the coding sequence ATGAAAGCGATTATCTATACAGGTCCTAACCAGGTAGAGACAAGAGAAAAAGAGATCCTACCTTCTTCAAATCCTGTTCGCATCCGCGTTTCACATGTTGGCATTTGCGGCACAGATTTAAACATTTTTGCAGGCACACACCCCCGTGCGACAGCGCCCCTTGTCATGGGGCACGAACTATCAGGAACAATCGAGAGTGGACACCCTCACTTGCCAAAAGGAACCGCGATCACCGTGAATCCGTTGCTTTCCTGTGGCCAATGTACGTCTTGCCAATCAGGCTTTCCTCATGTTTGTGAAACCTTGAAACTAATTGGAATTGATTCTGATGGGGGCATGGCGGAATTTGTTGATGTTCCAGTTTCAAATGTGATTCAACTTCCATCGAAACTGCCTCTTCAAGATGGGGCACTAGCTGAACCCGTGGCGGTTTCGGTTCACGCCGTGAGACAAAGCAATTATAAGCCAGGAGATCAAGCGGTTGTGTTTGGTGCTGGAACAATCGGTCTGTGCACGGCACTCACCCTTAGAGCTTTTGGGGCAACCAATCCAATTATTGTTGAAACAAATACAGATCGCTTACGCAAAGCCGAGGAACTTGGCTTTCAAACGATCCATCCGCAGACGGTTAACCCAACATCTGCCATTAAAGAACTAACGGGTGAGACTGGTTGTGACATCGTCTTTGACTGCGCCGGACACCCTGCCGTTTTGACCGAGTTAACCGAGTGCATAAAAGCCAGAGGGACGATTGTTATTGTCGCAGCATACAAAAAGCCGGCCGAGGTAAATTTGCTGCAAGGCATGTTTAAAGAGTTAACGATGCAATTCGTGCGCGTTTATACGGATAAAGACTTTGAGATCGCGCTGTCGCTTTTAGCTCAAAAAATCTATTCACCTATCATTACGCATATTCTCTCTCCAGACAAAGCAATGGACGGATTCTCACTCTTAACAAGACCTACCGACGCAATTAAAGTACTATTTGAGTTTGGCAAAGGAGCAAGATAG
- a CDS encoding TRAP transporter small permease: MDKTKSSLDSFLRTLCIILFAFLVLLVTWQVITRFVFNAPSSFSEELAKYIFVWLALFGGAFVFGEKGHMAIEFIKDKFSEKIRYATEWFIEVITIVFATLVMIVGGIQLVMMTWSQTSASLGVPVGLLYFAVPLSGLFIVLYCVHHLYQLTKNNPQHR, encoded by the coding sequence TTGGATAAAACAAAATCAAGCTTAGATTCTTTCTTACGCACCTTATGTATCATTCTTTTTGCCTTTCTCGTTTTGCTTGTTACATGGCAAGTGATTACGCGATTCGTATTTAATGCGCCTAGTTCCTTTTCTGAAGAACTTGCAAAGTACATATTTGTCTGGCTTGCATTATTTGGTGGCGCTTTTGTGTTTGGAGAAAAAGGACATATGGCCATTGAATTTATTAAAGACAAGTTCTCAGAGAAGATTCGGTATGCGACCGAATGGTTTATTGAAGTCATCACCATCGTGTTTGCGACTCTTGTGATGATCGTCGGCGGCATTCAGCTCGTCATGATGACATGGTCCCAAACGTCAGCATCTCTAGGAGTACCTGTTGGTCTTCTCTATTTTGCTGTTCCATTAAGTGGTTTATTTATTGTACTTTATTGTGTGCACCATCTGTATCAATTAACAAAAAACAACCCCCAACATCGTTAA
- a CDS encoding alpha/beta fold hydrolase yields the protein MILIYINESGNTDGPLILFLHGGGVSSWMWKNQLAYFEEEYHCLAPDLPGHGKSSDKSFSIVETAKRLLSLIKEKAQGKEVTVVGFSLGSQIALEMLHQNGSQINRVMFNSGSIKPMPIVRPFIKPLLYSSAPLVKWRSFSKLQAKTLHITEDDFECYFAEAKRMPAALLAETVQESISYELPSRVKEVVCKGLITIGSKENRAIKRSAKVLEERFPHFERFAISDVGHGLPLAEANTFNQLLERLLKA from the coding sequence GTGATTCTCATTTATATCAATGAATCTGGAAATACAGACGGACCGCTCATTCTCTTTTTACATGGGGGTGGTGTTAGCAGTTGGATGTGGAAAAATCAGCTTGCTTATTTTGAAGAAGAGTATCATTGCCTCGCGCCCGATTTACCTGGGCACGGGAAGAGCAGTGATAAGTCTTTCTCGATCGTAGAGACAGCAAAGCGTTTGCTATCGCTTATAAAGGAGAAGGCTCAAGGGAAGGAAGTGACGGTTGTTGGTTTTTCCTTAGGTTCGCAGATCGCACTAGAGATGCTGCATCAAAATGGGAGTCAGATAAATCGAGTGATGTTTAATAGTGGTTCTATAAAGCCCATGCCAATTGTTCGACCATTCATAAAGCCGCTTCTTTATTCAAGCGCTCCGTTGGTTAAGTGGCGATCCTTTTCTAAGTTGCAAGCGAAAACACTCCATATTACAGAGGATGATTTTGAATGCTATTTCGCAGAGGCAAAGCGAATGCCAGCAGCATTGCTTGCTGAAACGGTCCAAGAAAGTATCTCTTATGAGCTGCCGTCTAGGGTGAAGGAGGTCGTTTGTAAGGGGCTAATTACAATCGGGTCAAAGGAGAATCGAGCGATTAAAAGGTCAGCGAAGGTGCTAGAAGAAAGATTTCCTCATTTTGAAAGATTTGCTATATCGGATGTCGGTCATGGACTTCCTCTTGCGGAAGCAAATACGTTTAATCAATTGCTTGAGCGGCTGTTGAAAGCATAG
- a CDS encoding helix-turn-helix transcriptional regulator: MKSLIREKRKEFGLTQETMSERLHVSRQTIISLENGKYKPSLVLAHKISQLLDCQIEEIFLFEGDENIG; encoded by the coding sequence ATAAAATCGTTGATACGTGAAAAGCGAAAAGAGTTCGGCTTAACCCAGGAAACAATGTCGGAGCGGCTTCATGTTTCAAGACAAACGATTATTTCTTTAGAAAATGGAAAATACAAACCTTCCTTGGTACTGGCACATAAAATTTCTCAATTGTTAGATTGTCAAATTGAAGAGATCTTTCTATTTGAAGGGGATGAAAATATTGGGTAA